The following coding sequences lie in one Leptotrichia trevisanii DSM 22070 genomic window:
- a CDS encoding DnaJ domain-containing protein — MNYYEILDVSRVATYEEIKAKYRKLALKYHPDRNPDNKKAEEMFKKISEAYEILGDKEKRKKYDEKINNNTKYTKDKENVRKNEYNHSSASSSFSFNPNDIKNMFENMFSTDNLGKNNKDKAREHKVNMQNSFENFFNPKKKK; from the coding sequence ATGAACTATTATGAAATTTTAGATGTTTCAAGAGTAGCAACTTATGAAGAAATTAAGGCAAAATATAGAAAGTTGGCTTTAAAATACCATCCAGATAGAAATCCTGATAACAAGAAAGCGGAAGAAATGTTTAAAAAAATTTCTGAAGCATACGAAATATTAGGAGATAAGGAAAAAAGAAAAAAATATGATGAAAAAATAAATAATAATACAAAATATACAAAAGATAAAGAAAATGTAAGAAAAAATGAATACAATCATTCATCTGCTTCCTCAAGTTTTTCTTTTAATCCGAATGATATTAAAAATATGTTTGAAAATATGTTTAGTACTGATAATTTAGGAAAAAATAATAAAGATAAGGCAAGGGAGCATAAAGTTAATATGCAAAATAGTTTTGAAAACTTTTTTAATCCTAAAAAAAAGAAATAA